From one Micromonospora siamensis genomic stretch:
- a CDS encoding IS30 family transposase has product MQLILVGLEVLVARPGVLTFGHRQVLEHLWGVGRTISQIAGVLGVPVCTVSREVARNNSARHGTKNPLGRSLPHGRGRRPYRWGYQAQWAQRRADAARRRPARAKLAVGTRLRQVVAGKLARRWSPKQIAAWLRTTFADRPELQVSHETIYQAIYVQSRGNLRAELTRQVALRSGRTQRRPQSRAAGAARRRRPWIADLHISTRPAEVTDRAVPGHWEGDLVIGKAGASAIVTLVERATRYVMLGALPHGRDSEAVIGVLTNLATRMPTHLRRSLTWDQGVEMATHPVFTVATGCPVYFCDPHSPWQRGTNENTNGLLRQYFPKSSYDFRTIDQNGLDEVAHELNTRPRQTLDWNTPAQRLAHLITA; this is encoded by the coding sequence GTGCAACTGATCTTGGTTGGGCTGGAGGTGCTGGTGGCGAGGCCGGGTGTGTTGACGTTCGGGCATCGGCAGGTGTTGGAGCATCTGTGGGGGGTTGGTCGGACGATCTCGCAGATCGCGGGGGTTCTCGGGGTGCCGGTGTGCACGGTGTCGCGGGAGGTGGCGCGGAACAACAGTGCGCGGCACGGGACGAAGAACCCGCTGGGGCGGTCACTGCCGCATGGGCGGGGGCGCCGCCCGTATCGGTGGGGTTATCAGGCGCAGTGGGCGCAGCGGCGGGCTGACGCGGCCAGGCGGCGGCCGGCGAGGGCGAAGCTGGCGGTCGGTACGCGGCTGCGGCAGGTGGTGGCGGGGAAACTGGCCCGTAGGTGGTCTCCGAAGCAGATCGCCGCGTGGTTGCGGACCACGTTCGCCGACCGGCCGGAGTTGCAGGTGTCCCACGAGACGATCTACCAGGCGATCTACGTGCAGTCGCGAGGCAATCTGAGGGCCGAGTTGACCCGGCAGGTAGCGCTACGGTCGGGACGCACCCAGCGGCGTCCGCAGTCACGTGCCGCGGGCGCCGCTCGCCGTCGGCGGCCCTGGATCGCAGACCTGCACATCAGCACCCGGCCCGCGGAGGTCACCGACCGGGCGGTGCCCGGGCACTGGGAAGGTGACCTGGTCATCGGCAAGGCCGGCGCCTCAGCGATCGTGACCCTGGTGGAACGAGCCACCCGTTACGTGATGCTCGGCGCCCTACCCCACGGCCGCGACAGCGAAGCCGTCATCGGTGTGCTCACCAACCTGGCCACCCGCATGCCCACGCACCTGCGCCGGTCGCTGACCTGGGACCAAGGCGTGGAAATGGCCACCCACCCCGTGTTCACCGTCGCCACCGGCTGCCCGGTCTACTTCTGCGACCCCCACAGCCCCTGGCAACGCGGCACCAACGAAAACACCAACGGGCTGCTACGCCAGTACTTCCCCAAGAGCAGCTACGACTTCCGCACCATCGACCAGAACGGCTTGGACGAGGTCGCCCACGAACTCAACACCCGCCCCCGACAGACGCTGGACTGGAACACCCCAGCCCAGCGTCTGGCTCACCTCATCACCGCCTAA
- the dtd gene encoding D-aminoacyl-tRNA deacylase: MRAVVQTVGRASVTVDDEVVGAITDGLLVLLGVTHADTPQVAETMARKIHELRILDEERSAADTGAPILVVSQFTLYGDARKGRRPSWTQAAPAEQAEPLVTAVVDALRARGAKVETGRFRTHMLVESVNTGPRTLLLDL; encoded by the coding sequence ATGCGGGCGGTGGTGCAGACCGTCGGCCGGGCCAGCGTCACGGTCGACGACGAGGTGGTCGGCGCGATCACCGACGGCCTGCTGGTGCTGCTCGGCGTCACCCACGCCGACACCCCGCAGGTCGCCGAGACCATGGCTCGCAAGATCCACGAGCTGCGCATCCTGGACGAGGAGCGCAGCGCCGCCGACACCGGCGCCCCGATCCTGGTGGTCAGCCAGTTCACCCTCTACGGCGACGCCCGCAAGGGCCGCCGCCCCAGCTGGACCCAGGCCGCCCCCGCCGAGCAGGCCGAGCCCCTGGTCACCGCCGTGGTAGACGCCCTGCGGGCCAGGGGCGCCAAGGTCGAGACCGGCCGCTTCCGCACCCACATGCTCGTGGAGAGCGTCAACACCGGCCCCCGAACCCTCCTCCTGGACCTCTAA